The segment GCCCCACAGGGCGCGGGCCTCGTCCGCCGCGCCGCGGGCGTCGCCCGATGCGCCGCGCGACGCGAGAGACGCGCCGTCGCCCGGCAGGCCGCGGGTTGCAGGCGCAGCGTCGTCGCCCGACGCGCCGCGGGCCGCAGGGACCGCTTCGCCGCCGTTCGTTTGGACGCCGCGCGCCGGATCGCCGCCCGGCTCGCCGCCGAACCAGCGGTCGGACCGGCCGTCGGACAAGCCGTCGGCCCGTCCGTCGGTCCAGCCGATCGTCGCCGCGCCGCCCGTCGCCGCACCGTCTCCGACGGCGGGCCGGACGACGGGCCGAGAGCCCGCGCCGGAATCGGCGACGGCCGTCCCGGAGCGGAAGAGGCCGCCGGGAGCGTTCGCCGCGGCCGAAGCGCCCTCGTCGAAGACCGAGGTCGTTCCGCCGCCGGCGGCGGCCTGATTCGCGGCCGCTCGCGCGCCGGCGAACGCCGGGGTCGCGGCGGCGGAAGGATCAGTTCCGGCCGACGTCGCGGCCGCGGACCCGGCCGACGTCGCGGCCGCGGATCCGGCCGACGTGGCGGCGGGGCCGCGCCCGGCGGAGAGGACCGCCGCGCCCGACCCGCTCGCCGCGGACGGCGCGCCCGAGTTGATGGAAGAGGCCGCGGGCGAACCCGCGCCGAGCGACGTCCGCTCCGCCCAGGACTCCGCGGGAGGCGTTCCGCCGGACCCCGCGACGGGGCGCGGCGCGGCCGCGACGCCGGCGCCGGGCGCCGACGCTTCTCCGTCCGCGGAAACGGCGATCGCCCCCGCGCCGAAGTCGGTCGCGGGGGGACTGCTCGAGTCGCCGGCGCGCGCCGCCGCGCCGCCCGTTTCCGGAGGGGCGCCGCGCACGTCGGAAGACGATGGGGCCACGAGGGGACGCGCGAAAGCCGTCCCCCCCGGTCTCGGCTGGGATGGGCCGAGCGCCGCCGCCGACGAGTCCGCCGACGGGGATGAAACGCGGCTTCCCGGACTTCCGTCCCGCCTCGCGGCGGGAGCGGCGGGGGAACCGGCTTCCGGCGGCGCCGCGTGGGCCGTCGGACCGGACCCCTCGAACGGGGAACGCGAGGACGCCGCTTCGATCGGCGAAGCGACGACCTGCGACGAGGAAGACGCCCCGATCGGCGAGGCGTCTCCTCCGTCGTTCCCCGCTTCCCGGTCTCGATCGCCGAGGCCGGGATAGGAGCGCGGATTTCCCGGGGCCGAGGGCGCGGCGCGCGGCGACCCGCCCTGCTCGGCCTCGATCGGCGAGGTCGATGCGCCGGCGGCGGGCGTCGCGCCCATGGAGCGCCCGGGACCGCTCCGCGGCGCGATCGGCGCGTCCGCGGGCGGCTCTGGCTGTCGCGCTGCACCGCCGGCGGCGGAAGCGGCGCCCCGCGGATCGGCCGACGGGGAGCGGCTTTCGCCGAAGGCGGGCGCATCGGCCGGCTCGTACCGCCCGCTCCGCGCCCCGCGTCCGCGCCGCGCGCCGCCGTCCTCGGGGACCTCCAAGTCCGTGGGGGCGGCGCTGCGGGGGGCGACGTGCGGCGCGGCGGGCGGTTCGGACGCATGTTCCGGAACGGGAGTTCCGGCGACCGCGTCCGGCGTCGAAGCGGCGCCGAGGATCGACTCAAACGCGTCCGGGAGCGGGCCCTGCCCCCGTCCGGCGAGTCGCGTCCCGGCGCCGGAAGCGTTTCCGCTTCCGGTCTTCGGCGCTCGGCCGTCGATGTGCACCATCGGTTGCATCGCGACCTGAGCAAAGCAAGGGCCGTGCCGAGCCCGCCGCCGCGCCAAATTGCGTGTTTTCAAGCACATCGGCGAAGGCCCGCACCGCGTCGCCACGGGCCGGTGGATCGAAGCTGCCGCGGGCGGCAAGATTTGCCGCCCTCAATTCCCCGCCGGCGCGGCCGACAAGAAGCGTGACGAGGCGCGGACCGAACCGCGCCAAGACCCGCGACGCCCCGCGGACGCCGCGTGGATGGACGACCGACGTGAAGACCTCTCCCGCAACGGTTTTCGCCCGCATCATCCGCCGCGATCCCGACGCGGTGGCCAAGGTGCTCGCGGAGAACGTCGAAGCGCTGGTCGGCAGCAAGGTCTCGCTGGAGCTCGTGCCCCGCGAGGGGCCGGACTTCGCGGCGCTGTTCGGCGACCGGGAGTTGTACGTCTTCCCGATCGAGGACCACCACGGCAACCCGTTCCCTTCGCTGATGGCGTTCGACATGCCGGCCGCGGTCTATTCCGGCGGCGCCTTCTCGCTGATGGGGCCGGAGCAGCTCAAGGAGATCCTCAAGACCGGCGAGGTGCCGGAGATCCTCCACGACTCGATCGGCGAGGTGGCGAACATCATCTGCGGCGCCGCGGTCCACATGATCCGCGGCAAGGTCGCCGAGGCGCCCCAGTTCCGCCGCGGCGCCGCCTTCCGCCGCGTCCGCGTCGGGCCGTGGCCGGCGCTCCTCGCCGAGTTCGGCCCGCGCGTGCCGTGGGAGATCGTCGCCTGCCGGATGAGCCTCGCCGGCGAGGAGCGGGGCACGATCTTCTTCGCGGCCAGCGACTGCGAGAAGGGGAAGATCTCGAAGGAGGAGATCGTCGCCGTCGCCGGCCCCGGGCCGGAGCTCGAGTCGCTTCCCGGCTGGTCGGACGACGCCCCCCCGGAAGACGACATTCCGCTTTCCGCGCAGGGCGACGGCGTCCCGGAGATCCCCGACGAGAGCGCGGTCGCGCCGCCGCCGGCCCGCGAGGCCGCGGCCCCCGCGCGCCCCGCGCCGCCGCCGCAGCAGCAGCAGCAGCAGCAGCCGCCGCGCCCCGCGCCGCCGGCCCCGCAGGCCGAGCCGGACGCGGAAGGCCCGCCGATGGAAGGGCTGCGCGCGCTGGTCACGGGGAATCCCGCCGACCCCGCCGCGGCCGCGCTGCGTTCCGTCCTGGAGAGCGTCGGCCTGCACGTCCTGCCGGCGTTCGCGCCCGGCCAGGACCAGCAGGCGCCGCCCGACGCGATGTTCGTCGTCAGCCGTTCGCCGGTGGACCTGAAGATCCGGCTCGAGCGGACCCCCGCCGGCCGCCGCCCGGGGATGATCGTCGCCTGTTCCGACCGGCCGACGCGCGACCTCGTGGTCGCCGCCCGCGGCGGCGGCGCCGAGGCGTTCCTGGTCCTCCCCGCCACGGCCGAGCGCGTCCGGTCGATCCTCGCGCGCCTTCCCGCCCCCGCGGCCGTCTGACCTTTTCCGCCGCCGGGCGACGACGAAAAAAGCGGGACGCGCGCGCGTCCCGCTCTCTCGTTTCCGACGCGCCGAGGCGTCAGTCGGTGTCGCTGTAGATCAGGCTGGTCTCGACCTCGCGTCCCTCGACCGTCCACATCAGGTGGGCGTCGCCGGTCGCGCCGACGCCGTGCAGCGTCGCCTCGCCGTCCATCACCGACGGCAGCGAGAGCTCGATCCGCCCGCCGGTCGCGTCGAGCTGCCGCTTGACCGAACCGCCGAGCATGTTCGCGAGTTCGCCGAGCGAGTCGGAGACCATCACCGGATCGTCGCCGAGCATCTCCTCGCCGCCGACGAGCGCGCCGGCGAGCGTGCGCGCCCCCTCCGGCGTGCAGGCGATCGAGAGGATGCCGCGGAACGACGTTCCGCCGAGGCCGATGATTCCCGCCATGCCCATCCCGCGCGCGGCGGGAAGGCGGGTCGGGCCTTCGATCGCCAGCCCGAACATCGTCTCGATCACTTCGCGGAAGGCGGTTTCGAGCGCCGGGCCCAGGTCGGCGTTCCGAGGGGCGGTGTCGTCCATGGCTTCCTCGAGCCTGCTCTCAGGCCTTGGCCAGAATCGGCGTCAGCGCTTCGCCGAGCCGCTCGGGGGTGAACGGCTTGGTCACGAAGCCGTCGGCGCCCGCGGCCGTGGCCTGCTGGACGCGCTCGCTCCCCGCTTCCGTGGTGACCATCACGATCGGCGCGGTGAACCCCTTGGCGCGGGCGGCCGCGACGAAGTCGATCCCGTTCATGTTGGGCATGTTCCAGTCGCAAAGGACGAGATTGACCGCCTGCGCGCCGCCGACGACGTTGAGCGCCTCGAGCCCGTCGCCGGCCTCGAGAATG is part of the bacterium genome and harbors:
- a CDS encoding chemotaxis protein CheX, which codes for MDDTAPRNADLGPALETAFREVIETMFGLAIEGPTRLPAARGMGMAGIIGLGGTSFRGILSIACTPEGARTLAGALVGGEEMLGDDPVMVSDSLGELANMLGGSVKRQLDATGGRIELSLPSVMDGEATLHGVGATGDAHLMWTVEGREVETSLIYSDTD
- a CDS encoding response regulator, whose product is MPITVLLVDDSAVMRKVLTRALRQAGLEVGDILEAGDGLEALNVVGGAQAVNLVLCDWNMPNMNGIDFVAAARAKGFTAPIVMVTTEAGSERVQQATAAGADGFVTKPFTPERLGEALTPILAKA